One Ovis aries strain OAR_USU_Benz2616 breed Rambouillet chromosome 4, ARS-UI_Ramb_v3.0, whole genome shotgun sequence DNA window includes the following coding sequences:
- the LOC105606568 gene encoding uncharacterized protein LOC105606568 isoform X1: MNSSGNNENFEGSNSRPFFYVHPMAQQPHLGPWYQNPAYNPLSISGAAFTNGSLYFPVVLSEYPAFLVPQSPLPTTVNRRSIVPMFYNTAQFRQYGGYWEKMKTKDTQTEAEPQQAENLNEKQDMHSEGDSPEVGKGTSIPASTSNEMMPSYDVVYAQDMPQKEVLQNGISQSFCESRGMLYNSYEGRDRMNLDEQKKRYAALSQNPPPPNGRDEIQNTRNSKLCQSAGDMNKLHQERAPCASMEAVKDLSLHSESSQKPFTAGESKPENRSGSHGSPETVGAEAERSSHPEMPVPSPPGVAQVSKKDEGIQCDLTWWTEVQSGNSPESSLGSGRRGADQMSVGSQNQDEVNEVENNGCEGQVPSPTWLAQVNKVDEGIQCDMGCSEAQVEKSPQQMPSRGEETAPDSKTKGSWKQPDTNRKLSADKEEMIMNDETGEVYDENLKRYAKIKKTLKGRKLKELSSFSNVKTAYLLKKSAILTIVLPEDSEDSELEEEGDMDEVGCLLEEVSPQSPLTSSKERSYEAGRIIRMLPENSLPPQLMVWPTRNKCKLLQAYGECECVPAVYQWKRQDGCESTGVRLQSTPTMAKPEGLQSRRASYRPLECNCERAKTKVPYKVPEI; this comes from the exons ATGAACTCTTCAGGAAACAACGAAAATTTTGAGGGCAGTAACTCCAGACCTTTCTTCTATGTGCATCCCATGGCCCAGCAGCCTCACCTGGGTCCCTGGTACCAGAATCCTGCCTATAATCCACTCTCCATTTCTGGGGCAG CTTTCACAAATGGAAGTCTGTATTTTCCAGTGGTGCTCAGTGAGTATCCTGCCTTCCTCGTCCCTCAATCCCCATTGCCTACTACTGTTAACCGAAGATCCATAGTCCCTATGTTTTATAACACGGCACAATTCCGGCAGTATGGTGGCtattgggaaaaaatgaaaacaaaggacaCGCAAACGGAAGCTGAACCTCAACAGGCTGAAAACTTGAATGAAAAACAAGACATGCACTCAGAAGGCGACAGCCCTGAGGTAGGAAAGGGGACCAGTATTCCTGCGAGTACAtcaaatgaaatgatgccatcgTATGATGTGGTTTATGCTCAGGATATGCCACAGAAGGAGGTGCTGCAAAATGGGATTTCACAAAGTTTCTGTGAAAGTAGAGGAATGCTTTATAACTCTTATGAGGGTAGAGACCGCATGAACTTGGATGAACAAAAGAAGAGATATGCAGCTCTTTCCCAAAACCCACCACCTCCGAATGGCAGAGATGAGATCCAGAATACCCGGAACTCAAAACTGTGCCAGTCTGCTGGAGATATGAACAAGCTTCATCAGGAACGGGCACCCTGCGCCAGCATGGAAGCAGTTAAAGACCTGAGCCTACATTCAGAATCATCTCAGAAGCCCTTCACTGCAGGGGAAAGTAAGCCAGAGAACAGGAGCGGGAGCCATGGCTCCCCTGAGACTGTGGGAGCAGAGGCAGAGCGCAGCAGCCACCCTGAGATGCCTGTCCCGTCCCCTCCCGGCGTGGCTCAGGTCAGCAAAAAAGATGAGGGCATCCAGTGCGACTTGACTTGGTGGACTGAGGTACAGTCTGGGAATTCCCCTGAGTCTTCACTAGGAAGTGGTAGGAGGGGAGCAGATCAGATGTCAGTGGGGAGCCAGAACCAGGATGAAGTTAATGAAGTGGAGAACAATGGCTGCGAGGGGCAAGTTCCCTCCCCTACCTGGTTGGCCCAGGTCAACAAAGTGGATGAGGGCATCCAGTGTGACATGGGTTGCTCTGAAGCTCAGGTAGAGAAATCCCCCCAGCAAATGCCCTCTAGGGGTGAAGAGACAGCACCAGACAGCAAAACCAAGGGATCTTGGAAACAACCAGACACCAATAGGAAATTAAGTGCAGATAAAGAGGAAATGATCATGAACGATGAGACTGGGGAGGTATATGATGAGAACTTGAAAAGGTATGCAAAGATTAAAAAGACTCTGAAAGGCAGGAAGCTGAAAGAGCTGAGCAGCTTCTCAAATGTTAAGACAGCCTATCTGTTGAAGAAAAGTGCCATCTTGACCATCGTGCTTCCTGAGGATTCAGAAGACTCTGAGTTGGAAGAGGAGGGTGACATGGATGAGGTAGGATGCCTCCTTGAAGAAGTGAGTCCACAGAGTCCTCTGACATCTTCCAAAGAAAGGTCTTATGAGGCTGGAAGGATAATCAGGATGCTGCCTGAGaactctctccctccccaactTATGGTGTGGCCCAccagaaataaatgcaagttATTACAAGCTTATGGTGAATGTGAGTGTGTCCCTGCAGTTTACCAGTGGAAACGACAGGATGGCTGTGAAAGCACTGGTGTCAGGCTCCAAAGCACACCCACCATGGCCAAGCCAGAGGGACTGCAGTCCAGGAGGGCCTCTTACAGACCACTGGAAT GTAACTGTGAGAGAGCTAAAACCAAGGTCCCTTACAAAGTACCAGAGATTTGA
- the LOC105606568 gene encoding uncharacterized protein LOC105606568 isoform X2, which yields MNSSGNNENFEGSNSRPFFYVHPMAQQPHLGPWYQNPAYNPLSISGAAFTNGSLYFPVVLSEYPAFLVPQSPLPTTVNRRSIVPMFYNTAQFRQYGGYWEKMKTKDTQTEAEPQQAENLNEKQDMHSEGDSPEVGKGTSIPASTSNEMMPSYDVVYAQDMPQKEVLQNGISQSFCESRGMLYNSYEGRDRMNLDEQKKRYAALSQNPPPPNGRDEIQNTRNSKLCQSAGDMNKLHQERAPCASMEAVKDLSLHSESSQKPFTAGESKPENRSGSHGSPETVGAEAERSSHPEMPVPSPPGVAQVSKKDEGIQCDLTWWTEVQSGNSPESSLGSGRRGADQMSVGSQNQDEVNEVENNGCEGQVPSPTWLAQVNKVDEGIQCDMGCSEAQVEKSPQQMPSRGEETAPDSKTKGSWKQPDTNRKLSADKEEMIMNDETGEVYDENLKRYAKIKKTLKGRKLKELSSFSNVKTAYLLKKSAILTIVLPEDSEDSELEEEGDMDEVGCLLEEVSPQSPLTSSKERSYEAGRIIRMLPENSLPPQLMVWPTRNKCKLLQAYGECECVPAVYQWKRQDGCESTGVRLQSTPTMAKPEGLQSRRASYRPLE from the exons ATGAACTCTTCAGGAAACAACGAAAATTTTGAGGGCAGTAACTCCAGACCTTTCTTCTATGTGCATCCCATGGCCCAGCAGCCTCACCTGGGTCCCTGGTACCAGAATCCTGCCTATAATCCACTCTCCATTTCTGGGGCAG CTTTCACAAATGGAAGTCTGTATTTTCCAGTGGTGCTCAGTGAGTATCCTGCCTTCCTCGTCCCTCAATCCCCATTGCCTACTACTGTTAACCGAAGATCCATAGTCCCTATGTTTTATAACACGGCACAATTCCGGCAGTATGGTGGCtattgggaaaaaatgaaaacaaaggacaCGCAAACGGAAGCTGAACCTCAACAGGCTGAAAACTTGAATGAAAAACAAGACATGCACTCAGAAGGCGACAGCCCTGAGGTAGGAAAGGGGACCAGTATTCCTGCGAGTACAtcaaatgaaatgatgccatcgTATGATGTGGTTTATGCTCAGGATATGCCACAGAAGGAGGTGCTGCAAAATGGGATTTCACAAAGTTTCTGTGAAAGTAGAGGAATGCTTTATAACTCTTATGAGGGTAGAGACCGCATGAACTTGGATGAACAAAAGAAGAGATATGCAGCTCTTTCCCAAAACCCACCACCTCCGAATGGCAGAGATGAGATCCAGAATACCCGGAACTCAAAACTGTGCCAGTCTGCTGGAGATATGAACAAGCTTCATCAGGAACGGGCACCCTGCGCCAGCATGGAAGCAGTTAAAGACCTGAGCCTACATTCAGAATCATCTCAGAAGCCCTTCACTGCAGGGGAAAGTAAGCCAGAGAACAGGAGCGGGAGCCATGGCTCCCCTGAGACTGTGGGAGCAGAGGCAGAGCGCAGCAGCCACCCTGAGATGCCTGTCCCGTCCCCTCCCGGCGTGGCTCAGGTCAGCAAAAAAGATGAGGGCATCCAGTGCGACTTGACTTGGTGGACTGAGGTACAGTCTGGGAATTCCCCTGAGTCTTCACTAGGAAGTGGTAGGAGGGGAGCAGATCAGATGTCAGTGGGGAGCCAGAACCAGGATGAAGTTAATGAAGTGGAGAACAATGGCTGCGAGGGGCAAGTTCCCTCCCCTACCTGGTTGGCCCAGGTCAACAAAGTGGATGAGGGCATCCAGTGTGACATGGGTTGCTCTGAAGCTCAGGTAGAGAAATCCCCCCAGCAAATGCCCTCTAGGGGTGAAGAGACAGCACCAGACAGCAAAACCAAGGGATCTTGGAAACAACCAGACACCAATAGGAAATTAAGTGCAGATAAAGAGGAAATGATCATGAACGATGAGACTGGGGAGGTATATGATGAGAACTTGAAAAGGTATGCAAAGATTAAAAAGACTCTGAAAGGCAGGAAGCTGAAAGAGCTGAGCAGCTTCTCAAATGTTAAGACAGCCTATCTGTTGAAGAAAAGTGCCATCTTGACCATCGTGCTTCCTGAGGATTCAGAAGACTCTGAGTTGGAAGAGGAGGGTGACATGGATGAGGTAGGATGCCTCCTTGAAGAAGTGAGTCCACAGAGTCCTCTGACATCTTCCAAAGAAAGGTCTTATGAGGCTGGAAGGATAATCAGGATGCTGCCTGAGaactctctccctccccaactTATGGTGTGGCCCAccagaaataaatgcaagttATTACAAGCTTATGGTGAATGTGAGTGTGTCCCTGCAGTTTACCAGTGGAAACGACAGGATGGCTGTGAAAGCACTGGTGTCAGGCTCCAAAGCACACCCACCATGGCCAAGCCAGAGGGACTGCAGTCCAGGAGGGCCTCTTACAGACCACTGGAAT